Proteins encoded by one window of Salmonirosea aquatica:
- a CDS encoding TAT-variant-translocated molybdopterin oxidoreductase — protein MENTIKRYWKGLEELRNDASFVRNANSEFAPTPPGENEYENLVDGTGTHRRDFLKVLGFGMAAVSLAACETPVKKAIPYLNKPEGEFPTIANWYASTYAEGGDYASVLVKTREGRPIKLEPNTLSSVSSGVSARVHGSLLGLYDIEKLKGPAKGTDTKVSWEQVDKDIMGQLAQVAGSGTPIRLISSTIISPSTKAVIADFTAKYPATTHIQYDANSASALLKANGGIIPAFDFSKAKTIVGIDCDFLGTWLMPGTFARQYAETRKLSSEKGGKKEMSRHYQFESILSLTGSNADYRTAVKPSQIGSVVTALYNKIAAGTGGKSVSASAANIPNIDKAAADLIAAKGQALVVAGTNDPAIQTVISSINTLLGSYGSTIDTGSPLNVRQGDDVAMNGFIDELKGGRVGAVMFLNANPVYDHPRGAEIAAALPKVPLSVSFADRADETASLTKYICPASHYLESWGDAEPRSGYYSLTQPAISLIYNTRQAESSLLKWAGKNADYHEYVKAYWRSTMYSQAAGGGFDQFWIKSLHDGVFEPKKGTSQPASTSMATDVDAASAAISRTFKAGGSDLELVLYEKVGMGTGSLANNPWIQEFPDPITKACWDNYACLAKATATELGVEQGDIVKVDLKGKALELPVVIQPGQAPGTVAVAIGYGREKAGKSANGVGVNVYPWATFVGGYLSFMPGTASITKTGDFRDIAQTQTHDTVMGRESVLQDTVLSDYKKNVMAGRFVPEVETSEGPKEATDITLWNGHNYKNHSWGMVIDLNSCTGCGACVIGCQSENNVSVVGRQEVINRREMHWIRIDRYYSSKSAESLDALEEAAENPEVTFQPLMCQHCNNAPCETVCPVLATTHSSEGLNQMTYNRCVGTRYCANNCPYKVRRFNWFKYFDNDNFDYHFNNDLGKMVINPEVTVRSRGVIEKCSMCVQRIQEGKLTARRERRRPVDGEIVTACAQTCPTNAITFGDMNDPESRISKILEVEREGRAFHMLEEINVRPQISYLTKIRNKEAEQPGMADA, from the coding sequence ATGGAAAATACTATTAAGAGGTACTGGAAAGGTCTGGAAGAACTACGTAACGATGCCAGCTTTGTCAGAAATGCCAACAGTGAATTTGCCCCAACCCCTCCTGGTGAGAATGAATATGAGAATTTGGTGGATGGAACCGGGACGCATCGACGCGATTTTCTGAAAGTACTGGGCTTTGGGATGGCGGCCGTCTCACTGGCTGCTTGTGAAACCCCGGTAAAAAAAGCCATTCCTTATTTGAACAAACCTGAAGGTGAGTTCCCGACCATAGCCAACTGGTATGCCTCCACATACGCCGAAGGGGGAGACTACGCAAGTGTACTGGTCAAAACCCGTGAAGGCCGCCCCATCAAACTTGAGCCTAATACTCTCTCAAGTGTATCAAGTGGGGTCAGCGCCAGAGTACATGGTTCGCTTCTAGGGCTCTACGATATCGAGAAATTGAAGGGCCCGGCTAAAGGAACCGACACCAAAGTAAGTTGGGAACAAGTCGATAAGGATATCATGGGGCAATTGGCTCAGGTTGCTGGCAGCGGCACTCCTATTCGCCTGATTTCCTCAACCATTATTAGCCCGTCTACAAAAGCTGTAATTGCCGATTTTACAGCAAAGTACCCTGCTACTACTCATATTCAGTACGATGCAAATTCGGCTTCTGCGCTATTAAAGGCCAATGGAGGAATTATTCCTGCTTTTGATTTCAGCAAGGCCAAGACCATTGTCGGTATCGATTGTGACTTTCTGGGAACCTGGCTCATGCCGGGTACTTTTGCTCGTCAATATGCCGAAACGCGCAAGTTGAGTAGCGAAAAGGGAGGCAAGAAAGAAATGTCGCGCCATTACCAGTTCGAATCAATTCTGTCGCTGACGGGTTCCAATGCGGATTACCGTACTGCTGTGAAGCCTTCTCAGATTGGTTCGGTAGTTACGGCGCTTTATAATAAGATTGCCGCCGGTACAGGAGGCAAGTCAGTATCTGCATCGGCGGCAAACATTCCTAATATAGACAAAGCTGCAGCCGACCTGATTGCTGCAAAAGGTCAGGCGCTCGTAGTGGCGGGTACAAATGACCCTGCCATTCAGACTGTTATTAGCTCGATCAATACCCTGCTCGGCAGCTATGGCTCCACGATCGACACTGGTTCGCCTCTAAACGTTCGTCAGGGTGATGATGTAGCCATGAATGGGTTTATCGACGAATTAAAAGGAGGCCGTGTTGGAGCCGTCATGTTCCTCAATGCCAATCCGGTGTACGATCACCCACGCGGAGCCGAGATTGCAGCCGCACTTCCCAAGGTACCCCTAAGCGTATCCTTTGCTGACCGGGCCGATGAAACTGCTTCCTTGACCAAATACATTTGCCCAGCTTCCCACTATCTCGAATCTTGGGGCGATGCAGAGCCGCGCTCGGGTTACTATAGTCTCACACAACCGGCCATTAGCCTTATCTACAATACGCGACAGGCTGAGTCCAGTTTGTTGAAATGGGCCGGTAAAAATGCCGATTACCATGAATATGTGAAAGCTTACTGGCGCAGTACTATGTATTCCCAAGCGGCCGGGGGTGGGTTTGACCAATTCTGGATAAAGTCGTTGCATGATGGGGTATTTGAGCCTAAGAAAGGTACCTCTCAACCCGCGAGTACATCAATGGCAACCGATGTGGACGCCGCATCGGCTGCCATCAGCAGAACTTTCAAAGCGGGTGGATCTGACCTGGAACTTGTCCTATACGAAAAAGTAGGGATGGGCACCGGAAGTCTGGCTAATAATCCTTGGATACAGGAGTTCCCGGATCCAATTACAAAAGCTTGCTGGGACAATTACGCCTGTCTTGCCAAAGCTACGGCCACTGAACTAGGAGTAGAACAGGGCGACATAGTAAAAGTTGACTTGAAAGGCAAGGCACTTGAGCTGCCAGTGGTTATTCAACCTGGACAGGCTCCAGGTACAGTAGCAGTCGCGATTGGTTACGGTCGTGAAAAGGCCGGAAAGTCAGCAAATGGCGTGGGTGTGAATGTGTATCCATGGGCCACTTTTGTGGGAGGGTACCTGTCATTCATGCCGGGTACGGCATCGATAACCAAAACCGGAGATTTCAGGGATATCGCTCAGACTCAGACGCACGATACCGTAATGGGTAGGGAGTCGGTGTTACAGGATACCGTTCTTTCCGATTACAAGAAAAATGTAATGGCCGGTCGATTTGTCCCAGAGGTAGAGACCTCTGAAGGTCCCAAAGAAGCCACCGATATCACACTTTGGAACGGGCACAACTATAAGAACCACTCGTGGGGAATGGTTATCGACCTGAATTCCTGCACGGGCTGTGGAGCTTGTGTAATTGGTTGCCAATCAGAAAACAATGTTTCGGTGGTAGGACGGCAAGAGGTAATCAATCGCCGTGAGATGCACTGGATTCGTATTGACCGGTATTATAGCAGCAAGTCTGCTGAAAGCCTCGACGCTCTTGAAGAAGCGGCTGAAAATCCTGAGGTGACTTTTCAGCCGTTGATGTGCCAACATTGTAATAATGCACCCTGCGAAACGGTATGCCCCGTATTGGCTACTACCCATAGCTCGGAAGGATTGAACCAAATGACCTATAACCGTTGTGTAGGAACGCGTTACTGCGCCAACAACTGTCCTTATAAGGTCCGTCGCTTTAACTGGTTCAAGTACTTCGACAATGACAATTTCGATTACCATTTTAACAATGACCTTGGTAAAATGGTAATTAACCCTGAGGTGACTGTTCGCTCTAGAGGCGTTATTGAGAAATGTTCGATGTGTGTACAGCGCATTCAGGAAGGAAAACTGACGGCCCGCAGGGAAAGAAGGCGTCCAGTGGATGGTGAAATTGTTACTGCCTGCGCCCAAACTTGCCCTACCAATGCCATTACTTTCGGAGATATGAATGATCCAGAAAGCCGGATTTCAAAAATACTGGAAGTAGAGCGCGAAGGACGAGCCTTCCACATGCTGGAAGAAATCAATGTACGTCCACAGATCTCGTATTTGACCAAAATACGGAATAAAGAAGCCGAACAGCCTGGAATGGCTGACGCGTGA
- a CDS encoding c-type cytochrome: MKQFIVGVALCCLPFLTLAQDAGGDAAAGETIFKNNCASCHNVSAEKSVGPGLKGVAQRHDLPWLVSWIHNSQAMIAAGDPAAVKLYNQYNQAQMTSFPNLSEDDIKGILAYIEQANAAPAAAADGAPAAGPAVAQSSGPSDLFVLVLVALLVVMLLVLGVLLVIVTLLSKAVSGETGTGETAQPFMERLKGTLTKTATNPAIRSATIWVFILLVTKALLDGAYHVGVQQGYAPKQPIAYSHKLHAGTYQIDCNYCHTGVNRGKSAHIPSANICMNCHGVIKKESPEIQKIYAAIENNQPIEWVRVHNLPDLAYFNHSQHVNVGGLECQQCHGEIQNMEVVEQRSSLTMGWCIDCHRKTDVNTKGNAYYDKLVQLHGSESKEALKVADIGGLECSKCHY, from the coding sequence ATGAAACAATTTATTGTAGGAGTAGCCCTTTGCTGCTTACCTTTTTTGACACTGGCTCAGGACGCCGGAGGTGATGCGGCGGCAGGGGAAACCATTTTCAAAAACAACTGTGCCAGTTGCCACAATGTCTCGGCCGAAAAGTCTGTAGGTCCCGGTTTAAAGGGGGTGGCGCAACGTCATGACCTACCTTGGCTGGTATCCTGGATTCACAATTCGCAGGCCATGATTGCGGCAGGTGATCCTGCGGCCGTAAAGTTGTACAATCAGTATAACCAGGCGCAGATGACGAGTTTTCCTAACTTGTCAGAGGATGATATCAAAGGAATTCTGGCGTACATTGAGCAGGCCAATGCCGCTCCTGCCGCAGCGGCAGACGGAGCACCCGCTGCAGGACCAGCCGTAGCTCAATCCAGCGGGCCTTCCGATCTGTTTGTGTTAGTGCTTGTAGCACTGCTGGTTGTGATGCTTCTGGTATTGGGAGTATTGCTGGTTATAGTCACACTGCTTTCCAAAGCAGTGAGCGGAGAAACCGGTACGGGTGAGACGGCACAACCGTTTATGGAGCGGTTGAAGGGTACCCTGACCAAAACTGCCACCAACCCGGCTATCCGATCTGCTACCATCTGGGTATTTATACTATTGGTAACCAAAGCGCTTCTTGACGGAGCCTACCACGTTGGAGTCCAACAGGGATATGCTCCAAAGCAGCCTATCGCCTATTCACACAAATTACATGCCGGTACCTACCAGATTGATTGTAACTATTGCCACACGGGAGTCAACCGAGGTAAATCGGCCCATATCCCTTCGGCCAATATCTGTATGAATTGCCACGGCGTAATAAAGAAAGAGTCGCCCGAAATTCAAAAAATATATGCGGCCATTGAAAACAACCAGCCTATAGAATGGGTACGGGTACACAACCTTCCTGACTTGGCGTACTTCAACCACTCTCAGCACGTAAATGTAGGCGGGCTGGAGTGCCAGCAGTGTCATGGCGAAATTCAGAACATGGAGGTAGTAGAGCAAAGGTCGTCACTCACGATGGGTTGGTGTATTGACTGTCACCGGAAAACCGATGTGAATACCAAAGGCAATGCGTACTATGACAAGCTTGTGCAGCTTCACGGCAGTGAAAGCAAAGAAGCCCTGAAAGTGGCTGATATTGGCGGTTTGGAATGTTCAAAATGTCATTATTAA
- the rpsA gene encoding 30S ribosomal protein S1, protein MAKEKKSHAMPDFDWDTADDKGFGTGYTAADRARMEQMYETTLSPVQEKEVVRGAVVGITDREVILNIGFKSDGIVSSNEFRDLPNLKIGDEVEVYVENQEDAQGQLVLSRKKAKVITAWDNIQKSFEEDLVMDATVKRRTKGGLIVDVYGIEAFLPGSQIDVKPIRDFDVFVGKRMEVKVVKINHANDNVVVSHKVLIEKDLEAQRQLILNNLEKGQVLEGVIKNMTNFGAFIDLGGVDGLLHITDISWGRIGHPSELLSLDQKTNVVVLDFDEEKKRISLGLKQLQAHPWDSLSEDMVVGAKVKGRIVNVADYGAFLEIMPGVEGLIHVSEMSWSQHLRNPQEFLSVNDELEAVILTLDRQERKMSLGIKQLTEDPWTQAELKDKYAIGSRHTGIVRNLTNFGLFIELEEGIDGLVHVSDLSWTKKIKHPSDFIKVGDNLDVVVLELDADNRRLALGHKQLEENPWDTFESIFEVGSVHRCTLLSKGDKFATLELPYGIEGIATLKNIAKEDGSMPETGESLDCMVLEFSKEEKKIVLSHTKVWQGGTVEEKAPKRSSPKPAESAPAKDTKEGDKSTFGDLDVLSALKEQMEDTEKKEKKSAKEEKAEKEQKEAE, encoded by the coding sequence ATGGCAAAGGAAAAGAAAAGCCACGCGATGCCTGATTTTGATTGGGATACCGCAGATGACAAAGGATTCGGCACGGGATACACGGCCGCGGATCGTGCTCGGATGGAGCAAATGTACGAAACCACGCTTTCTCCGGTTCAGGAAAAGGAAGTGGTACGGGGCGCGGTGGTAGGTATCACCGACCGCGAAGTGATTTTGAATATCGGATTCAAATCGGACGGAATTGTATCGTCCAACGAATTCCGGGATCTGCCCAATCTTAAAATTGGTGACGAAGTAGAAGTTTACGTAGAAAATCAGGAAGATGCTCAGGGGCAACTGGTACTCTCGCGCAAAAAGGCGAAAGTGATTACTGCCTGGGACAATATTCAGAAATCATTTGAAGAAGACCTCGTTATGGATGCTACCGTAAAACGTAGAACCAAAGGTGGTCTGATCGTGGATGTATACGGCATTGAGGCATTCTTGCCGGGATCACAGATTGATGTGAAACCTATCCGCGACTTCGACGTTTTCGTCGGCAAGCGGATGGAAGTGAAGGTTGTCAAAATCAACCATGCCAATGATAACGTAGTAGTATCGCACAAGGTATTGATTGAGAAAGATCTTGAAGCACAGCGTCAGCTCATCCTCAACAACCTTGAGAAGGGTCAGGTACTGGAAGGGGTAATTAAGAATATGACCAACTTTGGTGCGTTTATCGATCTGGGTGGGGTCGACGGCCTGCTGCATATCACGGATATTTCGTGGGGCCGTATTGGTCACCCCTCCGAGCTGTTAAGCCTGGATCAGAAGACCAACGTCGTAGTGCTGGATTTTGACGAAGAAAAGAAGCGAATTTCACTTGGCTTAAAGCAATTGCAAGCTCATCCCTGGGATTCACTGTCAGAGGACATGGTAGTAGGTGCCAAAGTGAAAGGCCGTATTGTGAATGTGGCCGATTACGGCGCATTCCTGGAAATCATGCCTGGTGTAGAAGGATTGATTCACGTATCCGAAATGTCGTGGTCGCAACATTTGCGTAATCCACAGGAATTCTTGAGCGTGAATGACGAACTGGAAGCGGTTATCCTTACATTGGATCGTCAGGAGCGTAAGATGTCATTGGGTATCAAGCAGCTCACCGAGGATCCCTGGACACAGGCTGAATTGAAGGACAAATACGCGATTGGATCACGTCACACAGGTATTGTTCGCAATCTGACCAACTTTGGTTTGTTCATTGAGCTTGAAGAAGGTATTGATGGGTTGGTACACGTTTCGGACCTATCCTGGACTAAGAAAATCAAGCATCCTTCCGATTTCATCAAGGTAGGTGATAATCTTGACGTGGTAGTACTTGAACTGGACGCTGACAACCGCCGTCTGGCGCTGGGCCACAAGCAGCTCGAGGAGAATCCATGGGATACCTTTGAGTCGATCTTTGAAGTAGGTTCGGTACATCGTTGTACTCTACTGTCGAAAGGCGACAAATTCGCTACTTTGGAATTGCCTTACGGAATTGAAGGCATTGCCACGTTGAAAAACATCGCGAAAGAAGATGGTTCTATGCCTGAAACCGGTGAAAGCCTGGACTGCATGGTTCTGGAATTCTCAAAAGAAGAGAAGAAGATTGTTCTTTCTCATACCAAGGTATGGCAGGGTGGAACCGTAGAAGAAAAAGCTCCAAAAAGATCTTCGCCCAAGCCTGCCGAATCTGCCCCCGCCAAAGATACCAAGGAGGGAGACAAATCTACCTTTGGTGATTTGGACGTGCTGTCAGCGCTGAAAGAGCAAATGGAAGATACTGAGAAGAAGGAAAAGAAATCAGCCAAAGAAGAAAAGGCCGAAAAAGAACAGAAAGAAGCCGAGTAA
- a CDS encoding HNH endonuclease, translating to MGRKVLVLNQDYSALSVCSVPKAFLLVYMHKAEMIAQSSTHALRTVNEVYPMPTVVRLYKYIHLPYRGVMMTRQNIFKRDGNSCQYCGTQEDLTLDHVLPKSRGGKTNWDNLATACKRCNSRKGDYTPEEASMPLHQRPFRPSFLMFLRDFSGSVDEGWLPYLGAREAVY from the coding sequence ATGGGCAGGAAAGTTTTGGTTCTCAATCAGGATTACAGTGCGCTTAGTGTTTGTTCCGTTCCCAAGGCCTTTCTATTGGTGTACATGCACAAGGCCGAAATGATTGCCCAATCTTCTACGCATGCCCTGAGAACTGTGAATGAGGTGTACCCTATGCCGACCGTAGTACGCCTGTACAAGTACATCCACCTGCCCTATCGGGGTGTGATGATGACCCGGCAGAATATCTTCAAGCGTGACGGGAATAGTTGCCAGTACTGTGGCACACAGGAAGATCTTACCCTAGACCACGTGTTGCCCAAATCACGCGGCGGTAAAACTAATTGGGATAACCTGGCTACCGCCTGCAAGCGGTGTAATTCCCGGAAAGGCGACTATACTCCCGAAGAGGCCTCGATGCCTCTACACCAGCGTCCATTCCGGCCTTCCTTTCTCATGTTCCTTCGTGACTTCTCAGGCTCGGTCGACGAGGGATGGCTTCCCTACCTTGGGGCCAGAGAAGCGGTTTATTAA
- the smpB gene encoding SsrA-binding protein SmpB, producing the protein MSDKIVKNVNIVNRRASFEYFFLDTFSAGMALTGTEIKSIRQGKVNFQDAYCLFLDEELFIRSLHISPYTEGTHYNHDPMRDRKLLLTKRELRRLSENLKDQGLTIIPTRLFTNERGLAKLEIALAKGKKLYDKRDSIKERDIKRETDRMEF; encoded by the coding sequence ATGTCTGACAAAATAGTTAAAAACGTAAACATTGTAAACCGACGGGCTTCATTTGAGTATTTTTTTCTGGATACGTTCTCGGCGGGCATGGCTCTGACCGGTACCGAAATCAAGTCGATCCGTCAGGGAAAGGTGAATTTTCAGGATGCTTACTGTCTTTTTCTTGACGAGGAACTGTTTATCAGGAGCCTGCACATTTCTCCCTACACTGAAGGTACCCATTACAATCATGATCCGATGCGCGACCGTAAGCTGCTCCTGACTAAGCGCGAACTCCGGCGGTTATCCGAGAATCTCAAAGATCAGGGCCTGACGATTATTCCTACCCGCCTCTTTACCAACGAACGGGGCCTGGCTAAGCTGGAAATCGCTTTGGCAAAAGGAAAGAAACTATACGATAAGCGTGATTCCATTAAGGAGCGGGATATAAAGCGTGAAACAGATCGAATGGAGTTCTAG
- a CDS encoding nuclear transport factor 2 family protein yields the protein MKSSLSPKVLLLAFVVFLGARVQLYAQSEPMEVKAAVDRLFTGMRTGDSSLVSQSFTADATLQSVSLTADGQIKIGKNAITGFVRAVGTPHKDVWDERIYDLKIQVDGPMATVWAPYKFYLGDKFSHCGVNAFTLIKTQHGWKIASITDTRRKEECL from the coding sequence ATGAAATCAAGTCTCAGTCCGAAAGTACTGCTCCTGGCGTTTGTCGTATTCCTTGGGGCTCGTGTGCAGCTATACGCACAAAGCGAGCCTATGGAGGTAAAGGCGGCCGTAGACCGTCTTTTTACGGGCATGCGCACGGGCGATTCCTCCCTTGTCAGTCAGTCTTTCACCGCCGATGCGACCCTACAATCGGTGTCGCTGACTGCTGACGGCCAAATCAAGATTGGGAAAAACGCCATCACCGGCTTTGTACGGGCGGTAGGTACCCCTCACAAAGATGTATGGGACGAACGCATCTACGACCTGAAAATTCAGGTGGATGGACCCATGGCCACCGTTTGGGCACCCTACAAATTCTATCTGGGCGATAAATTCAGCCACTGTGGAGTCAATGCTTTCACTTTGATCAAAACCCAGCATGGCTGGAAAATCGCAAGCATAACGGACACTCGGCGAAAGGAAGAATGTCTGTAA
- a CDS encoding PQQ-dependent sugar dehydrogenase: MALLLQPTKKTFYLSLITLYLLGCYVRAQSPQVPEENRFTKTVLSNDLNEPMELAVAPDGRVFFTERKGNFYMYDPASRQTKLIREFPVFWETKYGNGLIGLALDPDFEKNHFIYFYNTPISDTPKQHVSRFTLLDDNTLDVTSEKVLLEIPIEFEISRHTGGSLAFGPDGNLYISTGDNTSPFASNGFTPIDERPGRSQFDDQRSAANTNDLRGKILRIHPEANGTASIPAGNLFAQGTPGTRAEIYAMGLRNAYRITVDQKTGILYWGEIGPDSGKDSDRGPKGYDEYNQARKAGNFGWPYFIGDNKAYHDYDFATEKIGPAFDPAHPVNDSPNNTGIKNLPPAQKALIWYPYDDSPEFPKLGKGGRSAIIGPVYHYDPALKSATKFPEYFDNKLFITEWMRNWVFAVDLDENQNYRGMEPFMPITGDFRRPIDMTFGPDGSLYALEYGSVYGIDNEDARLVRIDYNAGNRTPVAVISASDSLGTAPLNVTFDTNKSYDLDQDDLTYQWKFGNNTVTSNGGTVTYTFSKNGTYPITLKATDPTGASSTDTLLVRVGNTLPQVAIHTPNNSTFYFDNESFAYSVKATDQEDKVIDPKRIKVKFNFIPQLANQAALIGHQETSENVDLGKELMEKSDCKACHQVDKASVGPAFADVSNKYRTDKGALARLSNKVITGGGGVWGETAMNAHPQLSKEEATEIVKYVLALGEGQSFLPPKVLGYSKITQKLASPACTRSRPPIPMEEAEVSCL, from the coding sequence ATGGCCCTTCTGCTGCAACCGACCAAAAAAACGTTCTACCTCTCCCTGATTACCTTATACCTTTTAGGGTGTTATGTCCGCGCGCAGTCTCCTCAGGTACCTGAAGAGAACCGTTTCACCAAAACCGTTCTTTCGAATGATCTGAACGAGCCTATGGAGTTGGCCGTGGCTCCCGACGGACGTGTGTTTTTTACCGAACGGAAGGGAAATTTTTACATGTATGATCCTGCTTCGCGACAAACCAAGCTCATCCGTGAATTTCCAGTATTCTGGGAAACTAAGTACGGCAATGGCCTCATTGGCCTGGCTCTGGACCCTGACTTTGAAAAGAACCACTTCATTTATTTCTATAACACCCCTATCTCGGATACACCCAAGCAACACGTATCGCGCTTTACCCTTCTGGACGACAATACGCTGGATGTTACCTCGGAAAAGGTCCTGCTGGAGATTCCAATCGAGTTTGAAATAAGCCGCCATACGGGTGGGTCGCTGGCTTTCGGACCCGATGGCAACCTGTACATTTCGACGGGCGACAATACCAGTCCGTTTGCATCCAATGGCTTTACACCCATTGATGAACGCCCCGGACGAAGTCAGTTCGACGACCAACGATCCGCAGCCAATACCAATGACCTTCGGGGCAAAATTCTGCGCATCCATCCCGAGGCTAACGGTACAGCGAGTATTCCCGCCGGGAATTTATTTGCTCAAGGTACCCCCGGTACCCGTGCGGAAATATACGCTATGGGCTTACGCAACGCTTATCGTATCACGGTAGACCAGAAAACGGGCATCCTCTACTGGGGCGAGATTGGCCCCGACAGCGGCAAGGATAGCGACCGGGGGCCCAAAGGGTACGACGAGTACAATCAAGCCCGGAAAGCGGGGAATTTTGGCTGGCCCTATTTCATTGGGGATAATAAAGCCTACCACGACTATGATTTTGCCACGGAGAAAATCGGTCCGGCCTTCGACCCGGCACACCCGGTCAATGACTCACCTAATAATACGGGCATCAAGAACCTGCCCCCCGCCCAGAAGGCCCTGATTTGGTACCCCTACGATGATTCACCTGAGTTTCCCAAGCTGGGCAAGGGCGGGCGGAGCGCTATCATCGGCCCGGTATATCATTACGATCCTGCTCTGAAATCGGCCACAAAATTCCCTGAATACTTTGATAATAAATTGTTCATTACCGAGTGGATGCGCAACTGGGTTTTTGCTGTCGACCTGGATGAGAACCAAAACTACCGGGGCATGGAGCCATTTATGCCAATTACGGGTGATTTCCGGCGCCCCATCGACATGACTTTCGGTCCCGATGGATCACTTTATGCACTGGAATATGGCTCTGTGTATGGCATCGACAATGAGGACGCCCGGCTGGTTCGGATTGATTACAATGCCGGGAACCGCACTCCTGTGGCAGTTATTTCCGCTTCCGATTCACTAGGGACTGCTCCCCTGAACGTCACGTTCGATACTAATAAAAGCTACGATCTGGATCAGGACGATCTTACCTACCAATGGAAGTTCGGCAACAACACAGTAACATCTAATGGCGGAACGGTAACCTATACATTTTCTAAAAATGGCACCTACCCTATAACGTTAAAAGCCACCGATCCAACGGGTGCAAGTTCTACTGATACCTTATTGGTGCGGGTGGGCAATACGCTTCCACAGGTAGCAATCCACACTCCCAATAATAGCACGTTCTATTTTGATAATGAATCATTTGCCTACTCTGTAAAGGCAACAGATCAGGAAGATAAGGTCATTGATCCAAAAAGAATTAAAGTAAAATTCAACTTCATACCCCAGTTAGCCAATCAAGCTGCGCTCATCGGGCATCAGGAAACTTCGGAAAACGTCGATCTGGGTAAAGAGCTCATGGAAAAAAGTGACTGTAAAGCATGCCATCAGGTAGATAAGGCATCAGTAGGTCCCGCCTTTGCCGACGTTTCGAATAAATATCGAACTGACAAAGGTGCCCTGGCCAGGCTTTCCAACAAGGTCATTACGGGTGGTGGTGGTGTGTGGGGCGAAACAGCCATGAATGCCCACCCACAACTCTCCAAGGAAGAGGCCACCGAAATTGTGAAGTACGTACTGGCCCTGGGCGAAGGGCAATCATTCCTGCCCCCCAAGGTACTAGGGTACTCAAAGATCACTCAGAAGCTGGCAAGCCCGGCCTGTACCAGATCACGGCCGCCTATACCGATGGAGGAGGCGGAGGTATCATGCCTTTAA
- a CDS encoding carbohydrate-binding protein, producing the protein MPLTTRTSLWLRPAQVEVEQADSLYQIRKERGGISGLKNGSFFVLKNIDLKEIKNLTYRYAVSEPGVQIEVHTGSPGGPLLSTLSYTPSESADAYAEASTPVKTSSGIHDLYFVFVRKEDNASKNSGALDWVRFGR; encoded by the coding sequence ATGCCTTTAACGACCAGAACATCTTTATGGCTTCGCCCGGCCCAGGTGGAAGTCGAGCAGGCTGACAGCCTCTATCAGATCAGGAAAGAGCGCGGGGGTATTTCTGGTCTAAAAAATGGCTCGTTCTTTGTATTGAAAAATATTGATTTAAAGGAAATAAAAAATCTGACCTATCGGTATGCCGTAAGCGAACCGGGTGTTCAAATAGAAGTACACACAGGATCGCCAGGAGGTCCTTTACTAAGTACTTTATCCTACACGCCATCGGAGAGCGCCGATGCATATGCCGAAGCGAGTACTCCTGTAAAAACCTCTTCTGGCATCCATGACCTGTACTTCGTCTTTGTTCGTAAGGAAGATAATGCTTCTAAAAATTCGGGAGCTCTGGACTGGGTGCGGTTTGGAAGGTAG